In Argopecten irradians isolate NY chromosome 11, Ai_NY, whole genome shotgun sequence, one DNA window encodes the following:
- the LOC138335040 gene encoding uncharacterized protein, protein MAAKPCRNWAVPKLKAELRARGAVVTGRKIDLIERLEAYERNQDFRSPAIDIPKHVSVSWPTHGYQQLIADHKVVMPKITSEQIETYVLYRIAADNQASADTQAMEKGRDLMAAQRVLACSLLFDKDHIFLSGIVKAAMKSKLSYNYKLRLEKVSGEPVNSECECPAGMGPHSTCKHIAAVLLMLEVFTDSGEIRVEKSCTENLQNFHKPKFHYEGKPVPSADIPTKRYYSDTILDDPRPLKYRNNPGYTSYVHNAAINYCSQSSMDMAMRYLIPVADLQTAAKDHDYLELPFTQHMVDRAQKVTERQAQDIQSDTKLQAKSQAWIHNRKWRITASKFGDVTHSTSRRNMEKLCSSILSSKPIIKKSVFHGKAYERKAITKFEQKTGLKVKKCGLFVDKDYPYLGATPDGIITEEDKKAIVEVKCPYSGRNESIKPGPHFNFLKYDENGQIVLNVHSKYYDQIQGQMLLSKHQLCYFVVYTFCDLFVQGIEIDIEYCNFSMLPKLDLFYFKHFRPFVSKTL, encoded by the exons ATGGCGGCAAAGCCTTGTCGAAACTGGGCAGTTCCCAAACTGAAAGCGGAATTGAGAGCGAGAGGGGCAGTGGTAACTGGTCGGAAGATCGATTTGATAGAAAG ATTGGAAGCATATGAAAGGAACCAAGATTTCAGATCTCCAGCCATTGATATTCCAAAACATGTTTCTGTTTCTTGGCCAACTCATGGATATCAACAGTTAATAGCTGATCATAAAGTTGTAATGCCAAAAATTACATCGGAGCAAATTGAAACCTACGTTTTATATAGAATTGCAG CTGATAACCAGGCATCTGCGGACACACAGGCAATGGAGAAAGGGAGGGATCTGATGGCAGCTCAACGTGTCCTTGCTTGTTCACTCCTCTTTGATAAGGACCACATTTTCTTAAGTGGCATAGTGAAAGCTGCTATGAAATCCAAG CTTTCTTATAACTATAAACTCCGGCTTGAGAAAGTTAGTGGGGAGCCTGTAAACTCAGAATGTGAATGTCCGGCAGGAATGGGACCACACAGTACCTGCAAACACATTGCTGCGGTTTTGCTTATGCTTGAAGTATTTACAG ATTCAGGGGAGATCAGAGTAGAAAAGTCCTGTACAGAGAACCTTCAAAACTTCCACAAACCCAAGTTTCACTATGAAG GAAAGCCTGTTCCATCTGCAGACATACCGACTAAGAGATATTATTCTGATACCATACTAGATGACCCAAGACCACTTAAATACCGAAACAACCCTGGATACACATCATATGTTCATAATGCTGCAATCAACTATTGCTCACAATCTTCAATGGATATGGCCATGAGATATTTGATTCCAGTTGCTGATTTACAG ACAGCAGCTAAAGACCATGATTACCTAGAACTTCCATTCACACAACACATGGTTGACAGAGCACAGAAG GTAACAGAGAGACAAGCACAGGACATCCAGAGTGACACAAAACTACAAGCAAAGTCACAAGCTTGGATCCATAATAGAAAGTGGAGGATTACTGCTTCAAAGTTTGGGGATGTGACTCACTCTACCTCAAGACGCAACATGGAGAAATTGTGTTCATCTATTTTATCTTCAAAGcctatcataaaaaaatctgtGTTTCATGGAAAGGCATACGAGAGGAAGGCAATTACAAAGTTTGAACAGAAAACCGGTTTGAAGGTCAAGAAATGTGGACTTTTTGTTGACAAGGACTATCCGTACTTAGGTGCAACACCTGATGGAATCATCACAGAAGAAGACAAAAAAGCAATAGTGGAAGTAAAGTGTCCATACTCAGGAAGGAATGAATCCATTAAACCAGGACCTCACTTCAACTTCCTTAAATATGATGAAAATGGACAGATTGTTCTCAATGTACATAGCAAGTACTATGACCAAATTCAGGGACAGATGCTTCTGTCAAAGCATCAGTTATgctattttgttgtttataccTTCTGTGATTTATTTGTACAGGGAATAGAGATTGATATAGAATACTGCAATTTCAGCATGCTGCCCAAATTGgacttattttacttcaaacaTTTTCGACCATTTGTATCCAAAACATTATGA
- the LOC138335042 gene encoding uncharacterized protein — protein sequence MPGRYCCVPACKNRGGHKFPADQATAYAWRVAVKRVDQSTKKLWQPTSADVVCKAHFVPGDYKETLLGERGRLKDGAVPSIFDFKKPVDIHSPRAKRSAARSEAAEETLNIPDFIEEVTLSTTTPDEVVVESYDNDTRPEECFKESGSQCSLLGKCSIDNFISRPKQLQYYTGFQNYSHFMFFFNLLGPATFHLDSQCTAISPQDQLLLTLMKLRQAKDDIDLSFMFEISESTVSKIIVTWINFLYFQLKEIDIWASRDVVSKHMPEDFGKKYPQTRVILDATEVPIQKPSEVNAQSCTWSSYKHKNTLKTMIGCTPRGAVSYVSESFGGSASDRQIIENSELLRSENRLFSPGDSIMADRGIMVQDLFACQDVFVNTPTMLKGKSQLEAHEVIKDRRIASKRIHIERVIGLAKKYKILDTPLASSKLIFGSRIIFICFALCNFRQSIVGPYA from the exons ATGCCGGGTAGATACTGTTGTGTGCCTGCGTGTAAGAATCGGGGTGGCCACAAATTTCCAGCGGACCAGGCAACAGCATATGCATGGCGAGTAGCTGTCAAAAGAGTCGATCAATCAACCAAGAAACTTTGGCAGCCCACGTCAGCTGATGTGGTATGCAAGGCTCACTTTGTTCCGGGGGATTATAAAGAGACTCTATTAG GAGAGCGAGGTCGTTTGAAAGATGGCGCTGTACCCAGTATTTTTGACTTCAAGAAACCTGTAGATATTCATAGTCCAAGGGCAAAGAGATCTGCAGCTAGATCTGAGGCAGCTGAGGAAACCTTGAACATCCCAGATTTTATAGAGGAGGTCACGCTGTCAACAACAACTCCAGATGAGGTAGTGGTGGAGAGTTATGACAACGATACACGTCCCGAGGAATGTTTTAAAGAGTCAGGGTCTCAGTGTTCTCTTCTTGGGAAATGTtctatcgataattttatatcaCGGCCAAAGCAATTACAATATTACACAGGATTTCAAAATTACTCACATTTCATGTTTTTCTTTAACCTTCTTGGCCCTGCAACATTTCATTTAGATTCACAGTGTACAGCTATTTCCCCTCAGGATCAACTGCTTCTTACATTAATGAAGCTTCGCCAAGCAAAGGATGACATTGATCTAAGTTTTATGTTCGAGATAAGCGAGTCTACAGTGTCAAAAATTATTGTCACATGGATCAACTTCCTATATTTTCAATTGAAGGAAATAGATATATGGGCATCACGTGATGTTGTTTCAAAACATATGCCAGAGGATTTTGGAAAAAAGTACCCTCAAACTCGAGTAATTCTGGATGCTACAGAAGTCCCCATACAAAAACCATCGGAGGTAAATGCACAGAGTTGCACATGGTCAagttataaacataaaaacacatTGAAAACAATGATAGGTTGTACTCCAAGAGGAGCAGTATCATATGTTAGTGAAAGTTTTGGTGGATCTGCGAGTGATCGTCAGATCATTGAGAATTCCGAGCTACTTCGCTCTGAAAACAGACTGTTCAGTCCAGGCGACAGTATTATGGCTGATAGGGGGATAATGGTGCAGGACTTGTTTGCCTGTCAGGATGTATTTGTTAACACTCCCACAATGTTAAAAGGCAAATCCCAACTGGAAGCCCATGAAGTTATAAAAGACAGACGAATAGCATCAAAACGAATACATATAGAGAGGGTCATTGGTCttgcaaaaaaatataaaattttagatACACCACTCGCATCATCAAAATTGATCTTCGGATCCAGAATTATATTCATCTGCTTTGCCCTGTGTAATTTTAGGCAAAGTATTGTTGGACCTTATGCATGA